From Streptomyces sp. GSL17-111, one genomic window encodes:
- a CDS encoding cytochrome P450, whose product MSDAEHDVPPQPNVNDPAIYDWYRLMRDEHPVHRDAQTGWWVVYRYADARHVLTNPGTYSSEMHRMGFPESGLESLPQMDPPRHTRVRQILSTAFTPGSIAAYEPQIIRITNEIVDEMMGRDQADLVADLAYTIPIAVILEILGLPAEDRVLFYDWARKVMNVTPEEMAQEGYLEALGELQQEAIAYLRERVRERKGASRDDMLTRLANAELDGERLTEDETVNFANVMFAGGHISTTMTIANSIDLLDLNPEACQAVRADRALIPQAVEEVLRHRPPITTGLRASTREVELAGVTIPANQHVAASFCSANRDERQFPEPEAFDVHRRSEGRHFGFGFGTHHCIGNALGRLETRLVLNVLFDRFKEITVDRDGDIVWAVPPQMVGFDKLPVNLRPA is encoded by the coding sequence GTGTCCGACGCCGAACACGATGTACCTCCGCAGCCGAACGTGAACGACCCCGCCATTTACGACTGGTACCGACTGATGCGGGACGAGCATCCGGTGCACAGGGATGCGCAGACCGGCTGGTGGGTGGTGTATCGCTACGCCGACGCCCGGCACGTCCTGACCAACCCGGGCACCTACTCGTCCGAGATGCACCGCATGGGCTTCCCCGAGTCCGGGCTGGAGAGCCTCCCGCAGATGGACCCGCCGCGCCACACACGGGTGCGGCAGATCCTGAGCACCGCGTTCACGCCCGGCTCGATCGCCGCCTACGAACCGCAGATCATCCGCATCACGAACGAGATCGTGGACGAGATGATGGGCCGGGACCAGGCGGACCTGGTGGCCGACCTCGCCTACACCATTCCGATCGCCGTGATTCTGGAGATCCTCGGACTGCCCGCCGAGGACCGGGTGCTGTTCTACGACTGGGCGCGCAAGGTCATGAACGTCACCCCTGAGGAGATGGCCCAGGAGGGCTACCTGGAGGCGCTCGGGGAGCTTCAGCAGGAGGCCATCGCCTACCTCCGTGAGCGCGTCCGGGAACGCAAGGGCGCCTCCCGGGACGACATGCTCACCCGGCTGGCCAACGCCGAGCTCGACGGCGAGCGGCTCACCGAGGACGAGACCGTGAACTTCGCGAACGTGATGTTCGCCGGCGGCCACATCAGCACCACCATGACCATCGCCAACTCGATCGACCTGCTGGACCTCAACCCCGAGGCCTGTCAGGCCGTTCGCGCGGACCGCGCGCTGATCCCCCAGGCCGTCGAGGAGGTGCTGCGACACCGCCCGCCGATCACCACGGGGTTGCGGGCCTCCACCCGGGAGGTGGAGCTGGCGGGGGTGACCATCCCGGCCAACCAGCACGTCGCTGCGAGCTTCTGCTCCGCCAACCGCGACGAGCGCCAGTTCCCCGAGCCCGAGGCCTTCGACGTGCACCGGCGCAGCGAGGGACGGCACTTCGGGTTCGGCTTCGGGACCCACCACTGCATCGGCAACGCGCTCGGTCGGCTGGAGACCAGGCTGGTGCTGAACGTCCTGTTCGACCGGTTCAAGGAGATCACCGTGGACCGCGACGGCGACATCGTCTGGGCCGTGCCGCCGCAGATGGTCGGATTCGACAAGCTGCCGGTGAACCTCCGGCCCGCCTGA
- a CDS encoding LuxR C-terminal-related transcriptional regulator has product MGQVCSLLERDDEVSLSDAALRRVGSGDGAMVIFEGGDGLGKTSLLTSVRADAVNRGFQVFQARGNVLEQRFRWGVVRQLFERRPGVGPSEVLDGALVGPAVLAGDLFDYTRNPRLEDTASCDEHLYSALHGLYWLCRNLARERPLLLLIDDADCSDVESLRFVNYVANRLEGSGILLVLSCGQSGPADTRDLITSASVLPSASHAVLAPLSPEAVRRRIAEHLGREPHAGFSAACLATTGGNPLHLEELLKELHRHGLAPVESAAEQVPLLTPARVARRLLRQLSRLPHEATALATAVAVLGADARPRHCAAVAELGEAEAAAQAAALRDVGVLGPGLPYGFQRPELGRILFAETPAHARSAAHGRAAHCLYAAGADSTTVAAHLCRAEPGAASWAADVLVLAAQEEMRGGRPEHAVRYLRRALAEPVSPKDRPRLLGALGSAQLRSRDPEALVHLRQALGRSPDAERDLRVRLDMGLALLAVGRSEEAVRVFGQLTEEEPGGPVLTHWSSAASMASRLAGGAGRLRRSTATGRSPLPAAHAAFEAMARGLPVNRVRRLASAAGRTFRLPTHDTEITDASVAAWTLAQCDRPNLADRILADLVVQASEAGWLLAEATAAGLRAGVLLDAGRTAEAEALARGVLGDHDARRLTTMGVPLAAAALVHCLVDTQRPEEARELLERFDLAHRLPEAAHFVPLRLARARLRIRLGEPEAGLAELCACREQSRREGWRYPAAVCAVLPDAVHAVALTSDPGTARRLAWEEVEHARAFGAARPLAVALRTYGERLGGPEGLRWLEEAHHIIEPLPYLPDRGRTLLALGSALRRDGNRSAARKQLQHALELARASGASALENAARAELRLAGDRLAGGTLHSPASLTPAEERVALKAAEGMSNREISQALFVTVKTVEWHLSQAYAKLGISRRAELPRVLADRGLRVGERTPA; this is encoded by the coding sequence ATGGGACAGGTATGTTCTCTGCTCGAACGCGACGACGAGGTCTCGCTGTCGGACGCCGCCCTGCGGCGGGTGGGCTCCGGGGACGGGGCGATGGTGATCTTCGAGGGCGGCGACGGCCTCGGGAAGACCAGTCTGCTGACCTCCGTCCGCGCCGACGCGGTCAACCGGGGCTTCCAGGTGTTCCAGGCCCGGGGCAACGTGCTGGAACAGCGGTTCCGCTGGGGCGTGGTGCGGCAGCTCTTCGAACGCCGCCCGGGCGTCGGGCCCTCGGAGGTGCTGGACGGCGCGCTGGTCGGTCCGGCGGTCCTGGCCGGCGACCTCTTCGACTACACGCGCAACCCGCGCCTGGAGGACACGGCGTCGTGCGACGAGCACCTCTACTCCGCCCTGCACGGCTTGTACTGGTTGTGCAGGAACCTCGCCCGGGAGCGTCCGCTCCTCCTGCTCATCGACGACGCCGACTGCTCGGACGTCGAGTCCCTGCGGTTCGTGAACTACGTGGCGAACCGCCTGGAGGGCAGTGGCATCCTGCTCGTCCTGAGCTGCGGGCAGTCGGGCCCGGCCGACACCCGGGACCTCATCACGTCCGCCTCCGTGCTGCCGTCGGCCTCCCACGCGGTCCTCGCGCCGCTGAGCCCCGAAGCGGTCCGCCGCAGGATAGCCGAGCACCTCGGACGTGAGCCCCACGCCGGCTTCTCGGCGGCGTGCCTGGCCACGACCGGCGGAAACCCCCTCCATCTGGAGGAGTTGCTCAAGGAGCTGCACCGCCACGGACTGGCCCCGGTGGAGTCCGCCGCCGAACAGGTTCCCCTCCTGACCCCGGCCAGGGTCGCCCGCCGTCTCCTGCGCCAGCTGAGCCGGCTGCCGCACGAGGCGACGGCGCTGGCCACCGCCGTGGCGGTCCTCGGAGCCGACGCCCGGCCCCGGCACTGCGCGGCCGTGGCGGAACTCGGTGAGGCGGAGGCGGCGGCGCAGGCCGCCGCGCTGCGGGACGTCGGCGTTCTCGGCCCCGGGTTGCCCTACGGCTTCCAGCGGCCGGAGTTGGGGCGGATCCTGTTCGCCGAGACACCCGCCCACGCCCGCAGCGCCGCCCACGGCAGGGCGGCCCACTGCCTGTACGCCGCGGGGGCCGACAGCACCACGGTCGCCGCTCACCTGTGCCGGGCCGAGCCGGGCGCCGCGAGCTGGGCCGCGGACGTGCTCGTGCTGGCGGCGCAGGAGGAGATGCGCGGCGGTCGCCCGGAGCACGCCGTGCGCTACCTGCGCCGGGCCCTGGCGGAGCCGGTGTCCCCCAAGGACCGACCGCGCCTGCTGGGGGCCCTCGGGTCGGCACAGCTGCGCTCGCGTGACCCGGAGGCGCTCGTCCACCTGAGGCAGGCACTGGGCCGGTCCCCGGACGCCGAGCGTGACCTGCGGGTACGCCTGGACATGGGCCTGGCCCTGCTGGCGGTGGGCCGTTCCGAGGAGGCCGTCCGGGTCTTCGGCCAGCTGACCGAGGAGGAGCCGGGCGGGCCCGTCCTCACCCACTGGTCGTCAGCGGCCTCGATGGCCTCCCGTCTGGCCGGAGGAGCCGGGCGGCTGAGAAGGAGCACCGCCACCGGGCGGAGCCCCCTTCCCGCGGCGCACGCCGCGTTCGAGGCCATGGCCCGGGGGCTGCCGGTGAACCGCGTCAGGCGGCTGGCGTCGGCGGCCGGCCGCACGTTCCGGCTGCCGACCCACGACACCGAGATCACGGACGCCTCCGTGGCGGCCTGGACCCTGGCCCAGTGCGACCGTCCGAACCTCGCCGACAGGATCCTCGCCGACCTGGTGGTCCAGGCGTCGGAGGCCGGCTGGCTCCTGGCCGAGGCGACGGCGGCCGGGCTGCGCGCCGGGGTCCTGCTCGACGCGGGTCGGACGGCGGAGGCCGAGGCGTTGGCGCGCGGTGTGCTCGGCGATCACGACGCCCGCCGGCTGACCACGATGGGCGTCCCGCTCGCCGCGGCGGCCCTCGTCCACTGCCTGGTGGACACACAGCGGCCGGAAGAGGCCCGGGAACTGCTGGAGCGCTTCGACCTCGCGCACCGCCTCCCCGAGGCGGCCCACTTCGTCCCGCTGCGCCTGGCCAGGGCCCGGTTGCGCATCCGCCTCGGGGAGCCCGAGGCGGGCCTCGCCGAGTTGTGCGCCTGCCGTGAACAGTCCCGCAGGGAGGGCTGGCGGTACCCGGCCGCCGTCTGCGCGGTGCTGCCCGACGCCGTGCACGCGGTGGCGCTCACCTCCGACCCCGGCACGGCCCGCAGACTCGCCTGGGAGGAGGTCGAGCACGCCCGCGCGTTCGGTGCGGCCCGGCCCCTCGCGGTGGCCCTGCGCACCTACGGCGAACGCCTCGGCGGCCCGGAGGGCCTGCGCTGGCTGGAGGAGGCCCACCACATCATCGAGCCGCTGCCGTACCTGCCGGACCGCGGCCGGACGCTGCTCGCACTCGGCTCGGCCCTGCGGCGCGACGGGAACCGCAGCGCCGCACGGAAGCAGCTCCAGCACGCACTGGAACTGGCCCGCGCCAGCGGTGCCTCCGCCCTGGAGAACGCCGCGCGGGCCGAACTGCGCCTGGCGGGCGACCGGCTGGCCGGAGGCACGCTGCACTCCCCGGCCTCGCTCACCCCGGCCGAGGAGCGGGTCGCCCTGAAGGCGGCGGAGGGGATGAGCAACCGGGAGATCTCCCAGGCCCTCTTCGTCACGGTCAAGACGGTGGAGTGGCACCTCAGCCAGGCCTACGCCAAGCTCGGGATCAGCAGGCGGGCCGAACTGCCCCGGGTGCTGGCCGATCGCGGGCTGCGGGTGGGGGAGCGCACCCCCGCGTGA
- a CDS encoding PfaD family polyunsaturated fatty acid/polyketide biosynthesis protein, whose product MTALVAPNDPHPPEPGVIAPEALGSSAFRADHGARYAYVAGSMYKAVASEDMVVRMGRAGLLAYFGTGGLRPEQIVSAIERFARELGERPYGLNLLASHENPAKEEEQVRLFLRHGVRRVEAASFIRPTPALVHYRLSGLRRARDGSVRAPHRVLAKISRPEVAQWFLEPAPRALVDALLAEGRVTEEEAALAERVPLADDVCAEADSGGHTDQRQLVVLLPDTVRQRERVARDFPEAARVRVGAAGGLGVPEAVAAAFVLGADFVLTGSINQCTAECGTSERVKEMLQTAEAHDMAVVPAGDMLETGARAQVLRRGLFYPARANRLYELYQRHGSLEELDERTAEQLQRRYFRRSFDEVWDETRAYYEKANPAALELAERDPKHKMLLVFKAYFVQSIRLAMSGSAEHQVDYQINCGPALGALNAHLRGTAWEHWRDRHVDELGEMLMRGAARILSDRLGALASETRNRSSW is encoded by the coding sequence GTGACCGCACTGGTCGCACCGAACGACCCGCACCCCCCGGAGCCGGGCGTGATCGCGCCGGAGGCTCTGGGCAGCTCCGCCTTCCGCGCGGACCACGGGGCGCGGTACGCCTACGTCGCGGGGTCCATGTACAAGGCGGTGGCCTCGGAGGACATGGTGGTCCGGATGGGCCGCGCCGGCCTGCTCGCCTACTTCGGGACGGGCGGGCTGCGGCCCGAGCAGATCGTCTCGGCGATCGAGCGGTTCGCCCGCGAACTGGGCGAACGGCCCTACGGGCTCAACCTGCTGGCCAGCCACGAGAACCCGGCCAAGGAGGAGGAGCAGGTCCGGCTCTTCCTCCGGCACGGCGTGCGCCGGGTGGAGGCGGCCTCGTTCATCCGGCCGACACCGGCGCTGGTGCACTACCGGCTCAGCGGTCTGCGCCGGGCCCGGGACGGCTCGGTGCGGGCCCCCCACCGCGTGCTGGCCAAGATCTCCCGGCCCGAGGTGGCCCAGTGGTTCCTGGAACCGGCACCGCGTGCGCTGGTGGACGCCCTGCTGGCCGAGGGGCGCGTCACCGAGGAGGAGGCCGCGCTGGCCGAGCGGGTCCCGCTGGCCGACGACGTGTGCGCCGAAGCGGACTCGGGCGGCCACACGGACCAGCGGCAGCTGGTCGTCCTGCTGCCCGACACCGTCCGGCAACGGGAGCGCGTCGCCCGGGACTTCCCCGAGGCGGCCCGGGTACGGGTCGGTGCGGCCGGTGGACTGGGCGTCCCGGAGGCCGTGGCCGCGGCCTTCGTCCTCGGCGCCGACTTCGTGCTCACGGGCAGCATCAACCAGTGCACGGCGGAGTGCGGCACCAGCGAGCGGGTCAAGGAGATGCTGCAGACCGCCGAGGCCCACGACATGGCGGTGGTCCCCGCCGGGGACATGCTGGAGACGGGGGCGCGCGCCCAGGTGCTGCGGCGCGGCCTGTTCTACCCGGCCCGGGCCAACCGGCTCTACGAGCTCTACCAACGTCACGGGAGCCTGGAGGAACTCGACGAGCGCACGGCGGAGCAGTTGCAACGCCGCTACTTCCGGCGCAGCTTCGACGAGGTCTGGGACGAGACCCGCGCCTACTACGAGAAGGCCAACCCCGCGGCCCTGGAGCTCGCCGAACGCGACCCCAAGCACAAGATGCTGCTGGTGTTCAAGGCGTACTTCGTCCAGTCGATCCGGCTGGCGATGAGCGGTTCCGCCGAGCACCAGGTCGACTACCAGATCAACTGCGGTCCCGCGCTGGGAGCCCTCAACGCCCACCTGCGCGGCACCGCGTGGGAGCACTGGCGCGACCGCCACGTCGACGAGCTCGGCGAGATGCTGATGCGCGGCGCGGCCCGCATCCTGTCCGACCGGCTGGGGGCCCTGGCCTCCGAGACACGAAACCGGAGCAGCTGGTGA
- the fabD gene encoding ACP S-malonyltransferase, translating into MTTVHLFAGQGSQRLGMGRELLAAYPNLVRQADSALGYSIADLCLEGPAERLADTRYTQCAVYVVDALAYVDAVRTTGVIPDVVAGHSLGEYAALFAAGAYDFRTGLEIVAERAALMAEAGPGAMAAVIGADEHTVRSVIEADGGEVDVANLNAPDQIVVSGRPEDVRRASRALAAHATTVVPLKVSGAFHSRHMRPVADRFAAFLGRYVFGRLRIPVIANTTARPYGDAGVADVLCRQLTEPVRWSETVEYVLDLPDPRLREIGPGNVLTGLTRRVQESKERSAVAT; encoded by the coding sequence GTGACCACAGTCCATCTCTTCGCCGGTCAGGGTTCGCAGCGGCTCGGAATGGGCCGGGAGCTGCTCGCGGCGTACCCCAACCTGGTGCGCCAGGCCGACTCCGCACTCGGCTACTCCATCGCCGACCTCTGCCTCGAGGGTCCCGCCGAGCGGCTGGCCGACACCCGCTACACCCAGTGCGCCGTCTACGTCGTCGACGCCCTGGCCTACGTGGACGCGGTCCGCACCACGGGGGTGATCCCCGACGTGGTGGCCGGACACAGCCTCGGCGAGTACGCGGCCCTCTTCGCCGCGGGGGCCTACGACTTCCGCACCGGGCTGGAGATCGTCGCCGAACGCGCGGCCCTCATGGCCGAGGCGGGACCCGGTGCCATGGCCGCCGTCATCGGAGCCGACGAGCACACGGTCCGGTCCGTGATCGAGGCGGACGGCGGCGAGGTGGACGTCGCCAACCTCAACGCCCCGGACCAGATCGTCGTCTCCGGCCGCCCGGAGGACGTCCGGAGGGCGTCCCGCGCCCTCGCGGCCCACGCGACCACGGTCGTCCCGCTGAAGGTGAGCGGCGCCTTCCACTCGCGTCACATGCGGCCCGTCGCCGACCGCTTCGCCGCGTTCCTGGGCCGCTACGTCTTCGGACGGCTCAGGATCCCCGTCATCGCGAACACCACCGCCCGTCCCTACGGCGACGCCGGGGTCGCCGACGTGCTGTGCCGGCAGCTCACCGAGCCGGTGCGCTGGAGCGAGACGGTCGAGTACGTCCTCGACCTCCCCGACCCGCGGTTGCGCGAGATCGGCCCCGGCAACGTGCTGACCGGGCTGACGCGGCGGGTCCAGGAGTCCAAAGAACGCTCCGCGGTCGCCACCTGA